The Microbulbifer sp. YPW1 genome contains a region encoding:
- a CDS encoding sulfite exporter TauE/SafE family protein yields MAELGELFNLLPGQNSGLMLGVLLLVCVVSAFISAVTGGAGGILMFAALNVAIPLRMLVPIHGAVQLLNNLARIVYVREHIRWDQCIPFFVGCTLGSAAMTLGLANLDWQQLPLILLAGLIFYTVFKPKKLPEIRLKARNFFWVGIATGTLGIIAGAVDPLLAAFFVRKDMSPKEIVANKSVMQAWCHALKVPAFIYLGFAFSDHLGLILLLTVAAVIGTRIGIALLNRIDSELFFNLMRAALVIAGARIIYQLIAQ; encoded by the coding sequence TTGGCAGAGCTGGGAGAGTTGTTCAATCTGTTACCCGGCCAGAATTCCGGTCTGATGCTGGGCGTGCTGCTGCTGGTGTGTGTGGTCAGCGCGTTTATCTCCGCGGTAACTGGGGGGGCAGGCGGTATCCTGATGTTTGCCGCCCTCAATGTGGCCATCCCCCTGCGTATGCTGGTGCCTATTCACGGTGCCGTACAGCTGCTCAACAACCTGGCCCGTATCGTCTACGTGCGTGAGCATATCCGCTGGGACCAGTGTATTCCGTTCTTTGTGGGGTGCACCCTCGGCTCCGCTGCCATGACCCTGGGGCTTGCCAATCTCGACTGGCAGCAACTACCGCTGATTCTCCTCGCCGGCTTGATCTTTTACACCGTCTTCAAGCCCAAGAAGCTACCGGAAATACGCCTTAAAGCGCGTAATTTTTTCTGGGTGGGTATCGCCACTGGCACCCTCGGTATTATCGCCGGCGCGGTAGATCCACTACTGGCGGCTTTCTTTGTGCGCAAGGATATGAGCCCGAAGGAAATTGTTGCGAACAAGTCGGTTATGCAGGCCTGGTGTCATGCGCTCAAAGTGCCCGCCTTCATCTATCTGGGCTTTGCGTTTTCCGACCATCTGGGGCTGATTCTGCTGCTCACTGTCGCCGCAGTGATCGGTACGCGTATTGGTATTGCCCTGCTGAATCGAATCGACAGCGAACTGTTTTTCAATTTGATGCGCGCGGCACTCGTGATCGCCGGCGCCCGCATTATTTACCAGTTAATAGCACAATAA
- a CDS encoding aldehyde dehydrogenase family protein, whose translation MADYQIINPFNGEQIEAYDFHTREHVKAAIEVLKQGRGTQQATPAFERSNILLKLARLIQERKEDLAALITEETGKTISDSRVEIDRAYNTALASAMEARSINGEALDSDAYPPMREKIGVVLWKPLGSVLCITPFNFPINIAVHKIGPAFAAGNTILFKPGPQNKRSAELLVELCYAAGMDKSVLQMLIPDIDATSYAVSHPEIHAINFTGGTAAANAIAANAGYKKMLFELGGNDPLIVMPDADLDAAVGATINQRFATAGQRCTAAKRLFVHSAVFDAFAEKLVAATAKLKVGNPAEEETFVGPLIHTAAADEVEGRIQAAVDAGARVLFGHKREGNILWPTILDNIADDAELVAEETFGPVVPLRKFEDEAELVSLINSSPFGLQAGVFTQNLALAKRLYNQLDVGLLAVNDGPGFRAEHFPFGGVKESGVGREGVSYAIREMSYQKTLVI comes from the coding sequence ATGGCCGATTACCAGATCATCAATCCTTTCAATGGCGAGCAGATTGAAGCCTACGACTTCCACACCCGCGAGCATGTGAAGGCTGCGATTGAAGTCTTGAAACAGGGGCGCGGGACCCAGCAGGCGACTCCGGCATTTGAGCGTTCGAATATTCTGCTCAAGCTCGCCCGGTTGATTCAGGAGCGCAAGGAAGACCTGGCAGCGTTGATTACCGAAGAGACCGGCAAAACCATCAGCGATAGCCGTGTGGAAATCGACCGCGCCTACAACACTGCACTGGCCAGTGCCATGGAAGCCCGCAGTATCAACGGCGAAGCGCTGGACTCCGATGCCTATCCGCCCATGCGTGAGAAAATTGGCGTAGTGCTGTGGAAGCCCCTGGGCTCTGTATTGTGTATTACGCCGTTCAACTTCCCTATCAATATCGCGGTGCACAAAATCGGCCCTGCTTTTGCCGCGGGTAATACCATTCTGTTCAAGCCCGGCCCACAGAACAAGCGCTCCGCAGAACTGCTGGTAGAACTCTGTTATGCCGCGGGCATGGACAAATCTGTCCTGCAAATGCTGATTCCGGATATCGATGCTACCAGCTATGCGGTATCCCACCCGGAAATCCACGCGATCAATTTCACCGGCGGCACTGCCGCGGCCAACGCCATTGCTGCCAATGCCGGCTACAAAAAAATGCTGTTTGAACTGGGTGGCAACGACCCCCTGATCGTCATGCCAGACGCCGACCTCGACGCCGCCGTCGGCGCCACTATCAACCAGCGTTTCGCCACCGCCGGCCAGCGCTGTACGGCGGCCAAACGTCTGTTTGTACACAGTGCAGTGTTCGACGCCTTTGCCGAAAAACTGGTGGCTGCCACCGCCAAACTCAAGGTCGGTAACCCGGCTGAAGAAGAAACCTTCGTCGGCCCGCTGATCCATACTGCTGCGGCGGATGAAGTCGAAGGGCGTATCCAGGCCGCCGTCGATGCAGGCGCCCGCGTCCTGTTTGGCCACAAGCGCGAAGGCAATATCCTGTGGCCGACGATTCTCGACAATATTGCCGACGATGCCGAACTCGTTGCGGAAGAAACCTTCGGCCCTGTGGTGCCGCTGCGCAAATTTGAGGATGAGGCAGAGCTGGTTTCCCTGATCAACAGCTCCCCTTTCGGCCTGCAGGCGGGTGTATTTACTCAAAACCTCGCACTGGCCAAGCGACTCTATAACCAGCTGGATGTGGGCCTACTTGCAGTCAACGATGGCCCCGGGTTCCGCGCCGAACACTTCCCGTTTGGCGGCGTAAAAGAGAGCGGTGTCGGCAGGGAAGGGGTGAGTTATGCGATTCGTGAAATGAGCTATCAGAAAACACTGGTAATTTAA
- the thiC gene encoding phosphomethylpyrimidine synthase ThiC produces the protein MSQVAEPQNKASKSSRSAQRDSAKDFLDNLTAQQFPNSRKVYLQGEHPGVNVGVREICLGQSLVGGDENNPVFEPNEPLQVYDTAGPYSDPDYKPNVRDGLPKLRQQWIEARGDSEILETRQAAYSQKRMADQGLDHIRFDNLPAPRKAKAGKNVTQMHYARQGIITPEMEFIAIRENMGRAALAEQLSDADYKKAREGIYIPPKITPEFVRREVAEGRAIIPANINHTELEPMIIGRNFLCKVNSNIGNSAVTSSIEEEVEKLVWSIKWGGDTVMDLSTGQNIHETREWILRNSPVPIGTVPIYQALEKVDGIAEDLNWEVFRDTLIEQAEQGVDYFTIHAGVLLRYVPLTAKRVTGIVSRGGSIMAKWCLAHHKENFLYTHFEDICEILKAYDVSFSLGDGLRPGCIADANDEAQFGELHTLGELTEIAWKHDVQTMIEGPGHVPMHKIKENMDEQLEHCHGAPFYTLGPLTTDIAPGYDHITSGIGAAMIGSMGCAMLCYVTPKEHLGLPNKEDVKEGLMAYKIAAHAADLAKGHPRAYKRDDALSKARFEFRWEDQFNLGLDPERARMYHDETLPKESGKVAHFCSMCGPKFCSMKITQDVRDYSRKLEAAKQEAEQGMEEMSIKFKELGAEIYHKG, from the coding sequence ATGTCTCAAGTCGCAGAACCGCAGAACAAAGCCAGCAAAAGCAGCCGCAGTGCCCAGCGCGACAGCGCCAAAGATTTTCTGGATAACCTCACCGCCCAGCAATTCCCCAACTCCCGCAAAGTTTATCTACAAGGTGAACATCCGGGCGTAAACGTGGGCGTGCGTGAAATCTGCCTCGGCCAGAGCCTTGTCGGTGGCGATGAAAACAACCCCGTATTTGAACCCAACGAACCGCTCCAGGTTTACGATACCGCTGGCCCATATTCTGATCCGGACTACAAACCCAACGTCCGCGATGGTCTGCCCAAACTGCGTCAACAGTGGATCGAAGCCCGCGGCGACAGTGAAATCCTTGAAACCCGTCAGGCCGCATACAGCCAGAAACGTATGGCGGATCAGGGACTCGACCATATCCGTTTCGACAACCTGCCCGCACCACGCAAAGCGAAAGCGGGCAAAAACGTCACCCAGATGCACTACGCCCGTCAGGGTATCATCACCCCGGAAATGGAATTTATCGCCATCCGCGAAAACATGGGTCGCGCCGCACTTGCCGAACAACTGAGCGATGCGGATTATAAAAAGGCCCGTGAAGGCATCTATATTCCGCCGAAAATCACCCCGGAATTCGTGCGCCGCGAAGTGGCCGAAGGCCGCGCGATTATTCCCGCGAATATCAACCACACAGAACTGGAGCCGATGATTATCGGCCGCAATTTCCTGTGTAAAGTGAACTCGAATATCGGCAACTCTGCGGTAACCTCCTCGATTGAAGAGGAAGTCGAAAAACTGGTGTGGTCCATCAAATGGGGCGGCGATACCGTCATGGATCTGTCCACCGGCCAGAATATCCACGAGACCCGCGAGTGGATCCTGCGCAACTCTCCGGTACCTATTGGCACCGTGCCGATTTACCAGGCCCTGGAAAAAGTTGACGGCATTGCCGAAGACCTCAACTGGGAAGTCTTCCGCGATACCCTGATTGAACAGGCAGAGCAGGGCGTGGACTACTTCACCATCCACGCTGGCGTACTTCTGCGCTATGTCCCGCTCACCGCCAAGCGCGTCACCGGAATCGTCTCCCGCGGTGGTTCCATCATGGCCAAATGGTGCCTCGCACATCACAAGGAGAACTTCCTCTACACGCACTTCGAGGACATTTGTGAAATTCTCAAAGCCTACGATGTCAGCTTCTCCCTGGGCGACGGCCTGCGCCCCGGCTGTATCGCCGACGCCAACGACGAAGCCCAGTTCGGCGAACTGCACACCCTCGGTGAACTCACTGAAATCGCCTGGAAGCACGACGTACAGACCATGATCGAAGGCCCCGGCCACGTGCCCATGCACAAGATCAAGGAAAACATGGACGAGCAGCTGGAACACTGCCACGGCGCCCCGTTCTATACCCTCGGCCCGTTGACCACCGACATCGCTCCCGGCTACGACCACATCACCTCCGGCATCGGCGCCGCCATGATCGGCAGTATGGGCTGCGCCATGCTGTGTTACGTCACGCCCAAAGAACACCTCGGGCTGCCGAACAAGGAAGACGTCAAGGAAGGCCTCATGGCCTACAAAATTGCCGCCCACGCTGCCGACCTGGCCAAAGGCCACCCACGTGCCTACAAGCGCGATGACGCTCTGTCCAAAGCCCGCTTCGAATTCCGCTGGGAAGACCAGTTCAACCTCGGCCTCGACCCCGAACGCGCACGCATGTATCACGATGAAACCCTGCCGAAGGAATCCGGCAAGGTCGCCCACTTCTGCTCCATGTGCGGGCCGAAATTCTGCTCGATGAAAATTACTCAGGATGTGCGTGACTATTCCCGAAAACTAGAGGCAGCGAAGCAGGAAGCGGAGCAGGGTATGGAAGAAATGTCCATCAAGTTCAAAGAACTAGGCGCAGAGATTTATCACAAGGGGTAA
- the thiO gene encoding glycine oxidase ThiO translates to MAQAELNIAIAGAGLMGRLLAWRLSEKSHRITLFESGSLETPGGACHTAAGMISPLSELFHCPLPIYELGMQSLQHWPQWVKQLEHQTGSQVDYRQSGSVLIAHPQDRNELLQFQQELNAKLGRESGGQLQWLDNPALRNLEPELERFDQGLFLASEADIDNRKLLPALLQALKQNHVQLRENTPAECCPGKIESAGGSESFDLVIDTRGLGARSQIQGLRGVRGEVMVVETPEVQLQRPVRLLHPRYQLYAVPRANNRTVIGATEIESDDLSPISLRSTMELSSALYSIHPAFAEARVIETRVNCRPATMDNLPVVESESGLICVNGLFRHGYLLAPALVQKAESEIGKQTQTLATAQVT, encoded by the coding sequence GTGGCACAAGCCGAACTAAACATCGCAATAGCAGGCGCCGGCCTGATGGGCCGTCTCCTAGCCTGGCGACTTTCCGAAAAAAGCCATCGGATTACATTGTTCGAATCCGGCAGCCTGGAAACTCCTGGGGGCGCTTGCCACACCGCTGCCGGCATGATCTCCCCGCTTTCGGAGCTGTTCCATTGCCCGCTGCCCATCTACGAGCTGGGCATGCAAAGCCTGCAACACTGGCCCCAGTGGGTAAAGCAACTGGAACACCAAACCGGAAGCCAGGTCGACTACCGCCAATCCGGCAGCGTCCTTATCGCCCACCCTCAGGACCGCAACGAACTTCTGCAATTCCAGCAGGAACTCAACGCAAAACTCGGGAGAGAAAGCGGCGGGCAACTGCAGTGGCTGGATAACCCCGCCCTGCGAAACCTGGAGCCGGAACTGGAACGCTTCGATCAGGGGCTGTTTCTCGCCAGCGAAGCCGACATAGACAACAGAAAACTGCTCCCCGCACTGTTGCAAGCACTCAAGCAAAATCACGTTCAACTCCGTGAAAATACCCCCGCAGAGTGCTGCCCCGGAAAAATAGAGAGCGCCGGCGGCTCAGAGTCATTCGACCTGGTCATTGACACCCGCGGACTCGGCGCCCGCAGCCAGATCCAGGGACTGCGCGGCGTGCGCGGTGAAGTCATGGTCGTGGAAACACCGGAGGTGCAACTTCAGCGACCGGTGCGACTGCTGCATCCAAGATACCAGCTCTACGCCGTGCCCAGAGCAAACAACCGCACCGTTATCGGCGCCACCGAAATCGAAAGCGATGACCTCTCGCCGATCTCCCTGCGTTCCACCATGGAGCTCTCCAGCGCCCTCTACTCGATCCATCCTGCGTTCGCCGAAGCGCGGGTTATCGAGACCCGCGTCAACTGTCGTCCTGCCACCATGGATAACTTGCCCGTAGTGGAAAGCGAGTCAGGCCTTATCTGCGTCAACGGACTGTTCCGCCACGGCTATTTGCTGGCGCCGGCACTGGTGCAAAAAGCGGAAAGCGAAATCGGAAAGCAGACTCAAACTTTAGCCACAGCACAGGTGACCTGA
- the thiS gene encoding sulfur carrier protein ThiS, producing MQLLVNGETVTANQGDTVAAILEQLGYSGETFAVACNGDFVPRGTYDEARLKPGDRLDIVAPVVGG from the coding sequence ATGCAATTACTGGTCAACGGTGAAACCGTCACCGCAAATCAAGGCGATACCGTCGCCGCAATACTGGAACAACTGGGCTATAGCGGCGAGACCTTCGCCGTCGCCTGCAACGGCGACTTTGTGCCGCGAGGTACCTACGATGAAGCCCGACTCAAACCCGGCGACCGCCTCGATATCGTTGCCCCGGTTGTCGGAGGCTGA
- a CDS encoding thiazole synthase produces the protein MMEKLKLYGKEFHSRLLVGTALYPSPAIMREAVAASGAEIITLSLRRQSPEQQQGKMLWDYIRASGCQLLPNTAGCKTPKEVIALAEMSREIFATDWLKLEVIGDDYNLQPDPYGLVEAARELVKRGFKVLPYCTDDLVVCRKLLDIGCEVLMPWGSPIGTGRGLMNKYNLQTLRERLPDTPLIIDAGIGAPSQAAEAMEMGFDAVLLNTAIAKAQNPVLMAEAFRLAIESGHAARKAGLMLKRQTASPSTPTLDMPFWQQTVSDGEKA, from the coding sequence ATGATGGAAAAACTGAAACTCTACGGTAAAGAATTCCACAGCCGCCTTCTGGTGGGCACTGCGCTATACCCGTCACCGGCGATCATGCGCGAAGCCGTGGCGGCCTCCGGTGCGGAAATTATTACCCTGTCCCTGCGGCGCCAGAGCCCGGAACAACAGCAGGGGAAAATGCTCTGGGACTATATCCGCGCGTCCGGCTGTCAGTTGTTGCCCAATACCGCGGGCTGCAAAACCCCGAAGGAGGTCATCGCACTGGCAGAGATGAGTCGGGAAATCTTCGCAACCGACTGGCTAAAGCTGGAAGTGATCGGCGATGACTACAACCTGCAGCCCGACCCCTACGGTCTGGTGGAAGCCGCGCGGGAGCTGGTCAAGCGGGGCTTCAAGGTTTTGCCTTACTGCACCGACGATCTGGTGGTATGCCGTAAATTGCTGGATATAGGCTGCGAGGTACTGATGCCCTGGGGATCGCCCATTGGCACCGGTCGCGGATTGATGAACAAGTACAACCTGCAGACTCTGCGCGAGCGATTGCCGGATACGCCACTGATCATCGACGCGGGAATCGGCGCACCTTCGCAGGCGGCGGAGGCCATGGAGATGGGCTTTGATGCGGTGCTGTTGAACACCGCTATCGCCAAGGCTCAGAACCCGGTACTGATGGCCGAGGCGTTCAGGCTCGCCATCGAGTCCGGCCACGCGGCGCGCAAGGCGGGCCTGATGCTGAAGCGCCAGACCGCAAGCCCCAGTACCCCCACGCTGGATATGCCCTTCTGGCAGCAGACCGTCAGCGATGGAGAAAAGGCATGA
- the thiE gene encoding thiamine phosphate synthase — protein sequence MSAVKPARPVVRKPIVWTIAGSDSGGGAGIQADLLTMHDLGVHGCSAITANTAQNTLGVPAINAVSDEVLQSQLNALCEDLKPAAIKIGLLANAGQVKLVAKFLRALKAQGAQIPVVYDPVAVATSGARLTEDSTGAAVLNELLPLCDLITPNTEELAWLADVSAETVLGSAESIVAAARRVRGDCESALLVTGGHFEIEPGTTADLLCRGRDDTVTEDWLIGQKIDTRNTHGTGCTLSSAIAALLAQGYPLQDACVVANAYVRYGLRLGTGEHIGAGPGPVGHCGWPQELRDFPEVLAKGSERAKRYGYHSQQLAERYAAEFAQPDSNRLGLYPVVDSVEWIERLAKAGVRTLQLRIKNPGDDLRRQIERAVAIGRDYNLRLFINDYWQLAIECGAYGVHLGQEDLQSADLNAIQAAGLKLGISTHGFFELLYAYQFRPSYLAIGAIYATNTKDMSDQLQGPEKLARMAALLPDYPLVAIGGINLQRAPLVAASGVGSIAVVTAITKAPDYREAVAQLATVLESH from the coding sequence ATGAGCGCAGTCAAACCGGCGCGTCCGGTTGTGCGTAAACCGATTGTCTGGACGATTGCCGGCAGCGACTCCGGTGGCGGTGCCGGCATCCAGGCCGATCTTCTGACCATGCACGATCTCGGTGTCCATGGCTGTAGCGCGATTACCGCCAATACCGCGCAGAACACACTCGGAGTGCCCGCAATCAATGCCGTTTCCGATGAGGTTTTGCAGTCGCAGCTCAATGCATTGTGTGAAGATCTGAAACCCGCGGCGATCAAAATTGGCCTGCTGGCCAATGCGGGGCAGGTCAAACTGGTGGCCAAGTTTCTGCGTGCACTGAAGGCGCAGGGTGCGCAAATACCGGTGGTCTATGATCCGGTAGCGGTGGCCACCAGCGGCGCGCGACTTACCGAAGACAGTACCGGCGCCGCGGTTTTGAACGAGCTTTTACCCCTGTGCGACCTGATAACCCCCAACACTGAGGAGCTGGCGTGGCTAGCTGATGTCAGTGCGGAGACAGTGCTGGGAAGCGCTGAGTCTATTGTGGCTGCTGCACGACGAGTGCGCGGTGATTGCGAGAGTGCACTGCTGGTTACCGGTGGCCATTTTGAAATAGAACCAGGCACCACCGCTGACCTGCTTTGTCGCGGTCGCGACGACACGGTGACGGAAGACTGGTTAATCGGGCAGAAAATTGATACTCGCAACACCCACGGTACCGGTTGCACCCTGTCGTCAGCCATCGCAGCACTGCTTGCTCAGGGTTACCCGCTGCAGGACGCCTGTGTGGTGGCTAATGCCTACGTGCGATATGGACTGCGGCTGGGCACTGGCGAACACATCGGCGCAGGCCCGGGCCCGGTAGGGCACTGCGGGTGGCCGCAGGAATTGCGGGATTTCCCGGAGGTACTGGCAAAAGGGAGTGAGCGGGCTAAGCGCTACGGCTACCATTCCCAACAGCTGGCGGAGCGATATGCCGCTGAGTTTGCCCAGCCCGACAGTAATCGGTTGGGACTCTATCCGGTGGTGGACTCGGTTGAATGGATTGAACGACTGGCAAAAGCCGGTGTGCGCACGCTGCAGCTGCGCATCAAGAATCCCGGAGATGACCTTCGCCGGCAGATCGAGCGAGCCGTTGCCATCGGCCGCGATTACAACCTGCGTCTGTTTATCAATGATTACTGGCAACTGGCGATTGAGTGTGGTGCCTACGGTGTGCACCTTGGTCAGGAGGACCTGCAGAGCGCGGACCTGAATGCGATCCAGGCTGCTGGGCTGAAACTTGGCATCAGCACCCACGGTTTCTTCGAGTTGCTGTACGCCTACCAGTTTCGTCCCAGCTACCTCGCCATCGGCGCCATCTACGCCACCAATACCAAGGATATGAGTGACCAGTTGCAGGGGCCCGAGAAGCTCGCCCGTATGGCGGCGCTGTTGCCTGACTATCCACTGGTCGCCATTGGAGGGATCAATCTCCAGCGTGCCCCGCTGGTTGCGGCGAGCGGGGTGGGGAGTATTGCCGTGGTCACGGCAATTACCAAAGCACCGGATTACCGCGAAGCTGTGGCACAATTGGCGACTGTATTAGAGTCCCACTGA
- a CDS encoding HesA/MoeB/ThiF family protein, with translation MLSRKQLQRYSRQIMLSQIGESGQQKLAGAKVMIVGLGGLGSPAALYLAAAGVGELHLVDGDRVEISNLQRQVLYKTNHRDKEKAQVAAQQLTAANPEIRIHAHCQMADTAWLTAQLPELGIDLVLDCTDNLDIRHVINRVCREVRVPVVMASVRGFSGQLVSFDFRAEGGPCYACLFPPQLRDSDLPEVENCSTVGVIGPALGMMGSAQALEAIKLLVGLPLSSLNRLQLFEAESLEWRALALPVNSACPVCGQK, from the coding sequence ATGTTGAGCCGTAAACAGCTGCAGCGCTACAGCCGCCAGATCATGTTGTCCCAGATTGGAGAATCCGGTCAGCAAAAACTGGCCGGGGCAAAAGTGATGATTGTGGGGCTCGGCGGCCTGGGCAGTCCCGCGGCGTTATACCTCGCTGCGGCGGGCGTCGGTGAGCTGCACCTGGTGGATGGCGATCGGGTGGAAATATCCAACCTGCAGCGCCAGGTACTCTACAAAACCAATCACCGGGACAAGGAAAAGGCACAGGTCGCCGCCCAGCAATTGACGGCGGCCAACCCCGAAATCCGGATTCACGCCCACTGTCAGATGGCGGATACGGCGTGGTTGACGGCGCAATTACCCGAGCTGGGAATCGACCTGGTGCTGGATTGCACAGATAACCTGGATATCCGTCACGTCATCAATCGCGTCTGCCGGGAAGTGCGGGTGCCGGTGGTAATGGCTTCGGTGCGCGGCTTTTCCGGACAGCTGGTAAGCTTTGATTTCCGCGCGGAGGGCGGCCCCTGCTACGCCTGCCTGTTCCCGCCACAGCTGCGCGACAGCGATCTGCCGGAAGTGGAGAACTGTTCCACCGTGGGTGTGATCGGGCCAGCGCTGGGGATGATGGGCAGTGCTCAGGCACTGGAAGCGATCAAGCTGCTGGTCGGCCTGCCGTTGTCCAGCCTGAATCGGTTGCAACTATTCGAGGCTGAGAGTCTCGAGTGGCGGGCACTGGCTCTACCGGTAAACAGCGCTTGCCCGGTTTGTGGTCAGAAGTAA
- a CDS encoding type IV pili methyl-accepting chemotaxis transducer N-terminal domain-containing protein: MKHTFALILLLLLLPLNMAVAAEDTPSVTPGFNMGDAINIAGRQRMLSQRITQSYILRGIQPEAEKHQQVFERSMAEFERNLNQLAAFEAAAPVRSTLKLVQQEWQDFSAIARQPVSKFTAAELFKRSNTLLPAAHTYVMRLQALAHHSSAELVNVAGRQRMLSQRIAKNYVAQFWGVAGSDGSKLLYEDLAEFEQMLAFLMDSPLNTPEITRNLLKTRGHLSYASRGFDGEMHMSEARQIHVITGTTDIMLRNMNVITGQYAELLNAVELAAR, from the coding sequence ATGAAACACACCTTTGCCCTGATACTGCTGCTTCTACTGCTTCCGTTGAACATGGCTGTTGCCGCTGAAGACACCCCATCGGTAACCCCCGGGTTCAATATGGGCGATGCCATCAATATCGCCGGTCGCCAACGGATGCTCTCCCAGCGAATCACCCAATCCTATATTCTCAGAGGCATACAGCCAGAAGCCGAAAAGCACCAGCAGGTGTTCGAGCGCTCGATGGCGGAATTTGAACGCAACCTGAATCAGCTTGCTGCGTTCGAAGCCGCTGCACCGGTGCGCAGTACACTCAAACTGGTACAGCAGGAGTGGCAGGATTTTTCAGCGATCGCGCGGCAACCTGTGAGTAAATTTACCGCAGCGGAGCTGTTCAAACGCAGCAATACCCTGCTCCCCGCAGCGCATACCTATGTAATGCGCCTGCAGGCGCTAGCCCACCACAGCAGTGCCGAACTGGTAAATGTTGCCGGGCGGCAGCGTATGCTGTCCCAGCGAATTGCCAAAAACTACGTGGCGCAGTTCTGGGGAGTAGCGGGCAGCGATGGCAGCAAGCTGTTATACGAGGATCTTGCTGAGTTCGAGCAGATGCTGGCGTTTTTAATGGACAGTCCGCTGAATACCCCGGAAATTACCCGCAACCTGCTCAAAACACGGGGACACCTGAGTTATGCCAGCCGCGGGTTTGACGGAGAGATGCATATGTCAGAGGCGCGCCAGATTCATGTGATAACCGGCACCACCGATATCATGCTGCGCAATATGAATGTGATTACCGGTCAGTACGCGGAACTATTGAATGCCGTGGAGCTGGCGGCGCGCTGA
- a CDS encoding alginate export family protein, with product MKSQNLLTTALQSAVQRRTLALAVSTLSAATVTAPAFAQEMTETEAPAVTSFGEALAQGEATLGFRARTEMVDVDGNDVDLTSLQTRLTYSSAAYQGFSTLIEMDDVTHITDFEGGIGDPEGTEVNQAYLAYTAGATTFKYGRQRILLDNQRFVGGVGFRQNEQTYDGFSASNTSIADTTLFLAHVHNVNRIFGEDSPIGDHTNDTYLLNAKYAGLSAGALSGYAYLIDNEDAAAFSTDTYGVRFAGSQEALSYALEYATQSSAANNPADYDADYLLAEGAYKLGAVTLAAGYELLGADGADGQFITPLATLHKFQGWSDKFLGGGTGNIVGGIEDVYLTVGTNLGGVKFALNYHQLSSDDSGVSGMDKLGSEAGFLVAGKLAGVNLSMKYSNYTADDFSVDTNKLWLTAAAQF from the coding sequence ATGAAAAGCCAGAACCTTCTGACAACCGCTCTCCAATCCGCAGTTCAACGCCGTACACTCGCACTCGCTGTAAGCACCCTGAGTGCCGCAACGGTAACCGCACCGGCCTTTGCGCAGGAAATGACGGAAACCGAAGCGCCCGCAGTAACCAGCTTCGGCGAAGCCCTCGCCCAGGGTGAAGCCACTCTCGGCTTCCGTGCGCGTACCGAGATGGTCGACGTAGATGGTAACGACGTGGACTTGACCAGCCTTCAGACGCGGCTCACTTACTCTTCTGCCGCTTATCAGGGCTTTAGCACTCTGATCGAAATGGACGACGTTACACATATCACCGATTTTGAAGGTGGCATCGGCGACCCCGAAGGAACCGAAGTCAACCAGGCTTATCTGGCCTACACTGCCGGTGCCACCACGTTTAAATACGGACGTCAGCGAATTCTGTTGGACAACCAACGTTTTGTTGGCGGTGTCGGTTTCCGCCAGAACGAACAGACGTACGACGGATTTAGTGCAAGTAATACCAGCATTGCCGACACCACCCTGTTCCTGGCACACGTACACAACGTCAATCGTATCTTCGGTGAAGACAGTCCCATTGGCGACCACACCAATGACACCTATCTGCTGAATGCAAAATACGCAGGCCTGTCCGCCGGTGCCCTGAGTGGCTACGCCTACCTGATTGACAATGAGGATGCCGCGGCTTTCTCCACCGATACCTACGGTGTCCGCTTCGCCGGTAGTCAGGAGGCCCTGAGCTATGCGCTGGAATATGCTACCCAGTCTTCTGCGGCCAACAACCCGGCGGATTACGACGCCGATTACCTGCTGGCTGAAGGCGCTTACAAACTTGGTGCAGTGACACTCGCAGCGGGCTACGAGCTGCTGGGCGCGGATGGTGCAGATGGACAATTCATTACTCCCCTGGCGACGCTGCATAAGTTCCAGGGTTGGAGCGATAAATTTCTCGGCGGCGGCACCGGCAATATTGTCGGTGGTATTGAAGATGTTTACCTGACGGTCGGCACCAATCTGGGCGGCGTCAAGTTTGCACTCAACTATCACCAGCTCAGTTCTGATGACAGCGGCGTATCCGGCATGGACAAGCTCGGCAGCGAAGCCGGGTTTCTGGTTGCAGGCAAACTCGCCGGGGTCAATCTCAGCATGAAGTACAGCAACTACACCGCAGATGACTTCAGCGTTGACACCAACAAGCTCTGGCTCACTGCGGCAGCGCAATTCTGA